Proteins co-encoded in one Desulfallas thermosapovorans DSM 6562 genomic window:
- the pabB gene encoding aminodeoxychorismate synthase component I: MPVNLPLYKKLSFRVEAPVLLEKLKFLDYPFLLDTGMQVNGLGHHSFVGADPFMVLTGKGNRVTLHRGNEVAEYQGSPVTELQRLMEQLAMPPECGLFPLNGGAVGYFSYDLGRQFEEIPVQAVDDLQTPDLCLGFYDTLVAVDVRTNEATIISTGLPERGEAAFRRARQRLEWFETWLSSDTNPPAGHLPGRDTGFCSRKAREMESNFTMDQYCSAAARAVEYIAAGDIFQVNLSQRFTVPQAMDAWTLYRRLRKINPAPFAAYLSYGDMEIISASPERFLKVEGDLVQTCPIKGTRPRGHTPAEDQRLRRELWHSEKDRAELMMIVDLERNDLGRVCQVGSVHVPDLYRLEEYATVFHLVSTVEGRLLPGKGIADLLAATFPGGSITGAPKIRAMEIIEEIEPVRRGIYTGSIGYLGFDGRVDLNIVIRTILATGGNMYFQVGGAVTADSDPYKEYMETLDKARALIRALGWDTGCAGLK; this comes from the coding sequence ATGCCGGTTAATTTGCCTTTATATAAAAAACTGTCCTTCCGTGTTGAAGCGCCGGTGTTGCTGGAAAAGCTTAAATTCCTGGATTACCCCTTTTTGCTGGACACGGGTATGCAGGTTAACGGTCTGGGGCATCACTCCTTTGTGGGGGCCGATCCCTTTATGGTGCTGACCGGCAAGGGAAACCGGGTTACCCTGCACCGGGGTAATGAAGTGGCTGAATACCAGGGTTCGCCCGTGACGGAATTGCAAAGATTGATGGAACAACTGGCCATGCCGCCGGAGTGCGGTTTATTTCCGTTAAACGGCGGGGCGGTTGGTTACTTCAGTTATGACCTGGGGCGGCAGTTTGAAGAAATACCGGTGCAGGCCGTCGATGATTTGCAAACTCCCGACCTTTGCCTGGGTTTTTACGATACCCTGGTGGCGGTGGATGTACGGACAAATGAGGCCACCATTATATCCACCGGTTTACCGGAGCGGGGTGAGGCGGCCTTCAGGCGGGCCAGGCAGCGGCTGGAGTGGTTTGAAACCTGGTTGAGCTCGGATACAAACCCGCCAGCCGGGCATTTGCCCGGCCGGGACACCGGGTTTTGCTCCCGAAAGGCCCGTGAAATGGAGTCCAATTTTACCATGGACCAGTACTGCAGTGCGGCGGCCCGGGCTGTGGAATACATAGCCGCCGGGGATATTTTCCAGGTCAACCTGAGCCAGCGTTTCACCGTGCCCCAAGCCATGGATGCCTGGACCCTGTACCGGCGGCTGAGAAAAATTAATCCCGCCCCCTTTGCCGCCTACCTCTCCTACGGTGATATGGAAATAATCTCCGCTTCTCCGGAGCGTTTTTTAAAGGTGGAGGGGGATTTGGTGCAAACATGTCCCATCAAGGGTACTAGACCCCGGGGGCACACCCCTGCAGAAGACCAGCGCCTGCGCCGGGAACTGTGGCACAGTGAAAAGGACCGGGCCGAGCTGATGATGATTGTTGACTTGGAGCGCAACGACTTAGGCCGGGTTTGCCAGGTAGGTTCAGTCCACGTGCCGGATCTGTACCGCCTGGAGGAATACGCCACTGTATTCCACCTGGTGTCCACGGTGGAAGGCCGGTTGCTGCCCGGCAAGGGTATTGCCGACCTGTTGGCCGCCACTTTCCCCGGTGGGTCAATAACGGGTGCGCCCAAAATCAGAGCCATGGAAATTATTGAGGAAATTGAGCCGGTGCGCCGGGGAATATACACCGGCTCCATCGGCTATCTCGGATTTGACGGGCGGGTGGATTTAAATATAGTTATCCGCACCATACTGGCCACCGGAGGTAATATGTATTTTCAGGTGGGCGGGGCCGTTACCGCCGATTCGGACCCTTATAAAGAATACATGGAAACCCTGGACAAGGCCCGGGCACTGATCAGGGCGCTGGGATGGGATACCGGCTGTGCCGGGTTGAAATAA
- a CDS encoding anthranilate synthase component II, translating to MILLIDNYDSFVYNLYQYLCELGQEVEVYRNDKITPEEIEALSPQCIVLSPGPCSPDEAGISLEVVRRMAGKIPIFGVCLGHQTIGQALGGKVVRAPRLMHGKTSRVFHDGRGIYAGLPNPMAVARYHSLILERESLPECLEVTAVTARGEIMGVRHRHLPVEGVQFHPESILTTFGKKIMSNYLNSIEGGMGHAG from the coding sequence ATGATACTGCTCATTGATAATTATGATTCCTTTGTTTATAACCTGTATCAATACCTTTGTGAGCTGGGACAGGAAGTGGAGGTATACCGTAATGACAAAATAACCCCGGAGGAGATAGAGGCGCTGTCCCCGCAATGTATTGTGCTGTCACCGGGGCCCTGCAGCCCGGATGAGGCCGGCATTTCCCTGGAGGTGGTCAGGCGTATGGCCGGCAAGATTCCCATTTTCGGTGTTTGCCTGGGGCACCAGACCATCGGCCAGGCCTTGGGGGGTAAAGTGGTGCGGGCTCCCAGGCTGATGCACGGCAAAACCTCCCGGGTATTTCACGATGGCCGGGGAATATATGCCGGCCTGCCCAATCCCATGGCGGTGGCCCGTTACCATTCATTGATTCTGGAAAGGGAAAGTTTGCCGGAATGCCTTGAGGTTACTGCGGTTACCGCCCGGGGGGAAATAATGGGGGTGCGTCATCGCCACTTACCGGTGGAAGGGGTGCAGTTCCACCCCGAGTCGATATTGACCACCTTCGGGAAAAAAATTATGAGCAACTACCTCAATTCCATCGAGGGAGGGATGGGACATGCCGGTTAA
- a CDS encoding NUDIX hydrolase — protein MIAKEQRLEQRFFYCPKCGGKLSYRYREGDRPRLTCSACRYILYENPVVGVAAIVLNPRNQILLGRRVGGKYAGLWCIPCGYVEYDEDVYQAVRREFKEETNLDIEPLGVYTVQSNFHDPEKHTVGIWFWARVTGGELRAGDDLDRAGYFDLYNPPPLAFPTDRVVIERLGDDIKKRVLTARAGLY, from the coding sequence GTGATTGCAAAGGAACAGAGGTTGGAACAGAGGTTTTTTTACTGTCCCAAATGCGGGGGAAAACTGTCATACCGTTACCGAGAGGGGGACCGCCCACGGCTCACCTGTAGTGCCTGCCGGTATATTTTATATGAAAACCCGGTGGTGGGTGTGGCCGCCATTGTTCTAAACCCCCGCAACCAAATACTGCTGGGGCGCCGGGTTGGGGGAAAATACGCCGGGTTATGGTGTATTCCCTGCGGTTACGTTGAATATGACGAAGATGTATACCAGGCGGTACGGCGGGAGTTTAAGGAGGAAACCAACCTGGATATAGAGCCCCTTGGGGTATACACGGTACAGTCCAATTTCCATGACCCGGAAAAACATACCGTGGGTATCTGGTTTTGGGCCCGGGTAACCGGCGGGGAATTGCGGGCCGGCGATGACCTGGACCGTGCCGGTTATTTTGATCTGTATAACCCCCCGCCGCTGGCCTTTCCCACCGACCGGGTGGTTATTGAGCGCTTGGGTGATGATATAAAGAAAAGGGTATTGACAGCCCGGGCGGGGTTGTATTAA
- a CDS encoding metal ABC transporter permease: MEIFQYDFMLRALGGGLLAGVICPIIGLFITLRRMSMIADALSHVCLSGVAAGLLMGTQPVLAASAFALGGSLLIEGLRDKYKHYAELAIAIILSAGVALGAILIGLGNGFNGSFMSYLFGSIVLITGEDIYVMAAIGLPVLLLTVFFIKEQFAITFDEETARVSGLPVKLINVGFTALTALTIAVSMRIVGILLVSSLMILPVAVAMQVAKSFRGTLVTAVATGEAAVLIGLLCSFYLDLPPGGAIVMTLVLLLVLTLAVNSRRAATA, from the coding sequence TTGGAGATATTTCAGTATGATTTTATGCTGCGGGCTCTGGGTGGGGGGCTGCTGGCGGGGGTTATTTGCCCCATTATCGGGCTTTTTATCACCCTGCGCCGCATGTCCATGATTGCCGACGCCCTGTCCCACGTTTGCCTGTCCGGGGTGGCGGCCGGCCTTTTAATGGGCACCCAGCCCGTGCTGGCGGCATCCGCCTTTGCCCTGGGCGGCTCACTGTTAATTGAAGGCTTGCGGGACAAATACAAGCATTATGCCGAGCTAGCCATTGCCATTATTTTATCGGCCGGGGTGGCCCTGGGGGCTATCCTGATTGGTTTGGGCAACGGCTTTAACGGCAGTTTTATGAGTTACCTGTTCGGCAGTATCGTCCTGATCACCGGGGAGGATATTTATGTCATGGCGGCCATCGGCCTGCCGGTGCTTCTGTTGACAGTGTTCTTTATTAAAGAACAGTTTGCCATCACCTTTGATGAGGAGACCGCCAGGGTCAGCGGTTTGCCGGTGAAATTGATCAATGTGGGCTTTACTGCCCTTACGGCGTTGACCATTGCGGTATCCATGCGTATTGTGGGAATATTGCTGGTTTCATCGCTGATGATTTTACCTGTGGCGGTGGCCATGCAGGTAGCCAAAAGCTTTCGGGGCACTCTGGTTACTGCGGTCGCCACCGGGGAGGCGGCTGTATTAATAGGCCTGTTATGCTCCTTTTATCTGGATTTGCCGCCGGGGGGTGCCATTGTCATGACGCTGGTGCTGCTGCTGGTGCTGACCCTGGCCGTAAATTCCCGCCGGGCGGCTACCGCGTAA
- a CDS encoding metal ABC transporter ATP-binding protein, with protein MIELNNVHFTYGCHPVLDGISLHVHEGEVVGITGPNGAGKSTLLYIILGLLKPQSGEVKILGVPVNRFREWHRIGYVSQRATLFNRSYPATVFEVVLSGRAALRGMFRFFGRGDKRCAEEALERVNMLSWRNTPISALSGGQQQRVMIARALAVKPRILVMDEPTNGVDAANLADLARLLKDLRSDGVTMLLVSHEPEWLSSLASRRVCLDRKICSCHCHDYPGELLWRECTQSREEKISLDCADSLVRG; from the coding sequence ATGATTGAATTAAATAATGTGCATTTTACTTACGGGTGCCACCCGGTGCTGGACGGTATCTCCCTGCATGTGCATGAAGGTGAAGTGGTGGGGATAACCGGTCCCAACGGAGCGGGCAAGAGCACTTTGCTTTATATCATCCTGGGGCTTTTAAAACCCCAGTCCGGGGAGGTTAAAATCCTGGGCGTGCCGGTAAACAGGTTCAGGGAATGGCACCGGATCGGTTACGTTTCCCAGAGGGCCACCCTTTTTAACCGCAGTTACCCGGCCACGGTATTTGAAGTGGTACTGTCGGGCCGGGCGGCGCTGCGGGGCATGTTTCGCTTTTTCGGCCGGGGGGATAAACGTTGCGCCGAGGAGGCGCTGGAGCGGGTGAATATGTTGTCGTGGCGCAATACCCCCATCAGCGCTTTATCCGGGGGGCAGCAGCAGAGGGTGATGATTGCCCGCGCCCTGGCGGTAAAGCCCCGGATTTTAGTGATGGATGAGCCCACCAATGGCGTGGACGCCGCCAACCTGGCGGATTTGGCCCGGCTGCTCAAGGATTTGCGCTCCGATGGCGTCACCATGCTGCTGGTGTCCCACGAGCCGGAATGGCTTTCTTCCCTGGCCAGCAGGCGGGTTTGCCTGGACCGTAAAATTTGCTCCTGCCATTGCCATGACTATCCCGGTGAACTGCTCTGGCGGGAATGCACGCAGAGCCGGGAAGAAAAAATAAGCCTGGACTGCGCGGACAGTCTGGTCAGGGGGTAG
- a CDS encoding metal ABC transporter substrate-binding protein, with protein MRKTAVLWLSIVLLISLSITGCSDSAGQRGDTGTQEDEMLVYATIYPVYDFAARICGDRARVVQLVPDGVEPHDWEPSPGDMVNLQKAGVLIYNGAGMETWVEKVLAGLKKGGPVPVDCSAGIALLPVDGPAHGHQHPLETAGHDAHTGGHDDGYGHGSNIDPHIWLDPQNACKMVDNILRGVQQADPENAAYYEANARQYQEQLKQLDQRYAETLGGAGMRKFIVSHAAFGYLAHRYGLEQVPIRGISPEADPSPARMTEIIKTVRQEGVKYIFFETLVSPRVSEVIAREAGAETLVLNPLGGLTAGERQAGKDYLAVMEENLHNLSLALGVIENHD; from the coding sequence TTGCGTAAAACAGCTGTTTTATGGTTATCGATCGTATTATTAATCAGTTTATCAATAACGGGCTGTAGTGATTCCGCCGGCCAACGGGGTGACACCGGGACGCAGGAGGATGAGATGCTGGTTTATGCCACCATTTACCCTGTTTATGATTTTGCCGCTCGAATTTGCGGTGACCGGGCCCGGGTGGTGCAGCTGGTGCCCGACGGAGTGGAACCCCATGATTGGGAACCTTCACCCGGGGATATGGTTAACTTGCAAAAGGCCGGGGTATTGATTTACAACGGCGCGGGTATGGAAACCTGGGTGGAAAAGGTGCTGGCCGGCCTTAAAAAGGGCGGGCCGGTGCCGGTGGACTGCAGCGCGGGGATTGCACTGCTCCCTGTGGATGGCCCAGCCCACGGTCACCAGCACCCTTTGGAAACCGCCGGGCATGACGCCCACACCGGCGGCCACGACGACGGGTACGGGCACGGCTCGAATATTGACCCGCATATCTGGCTGGATCCCCAAAACGCTTGCAAGATGGTGGATAACATACTCCGGGGAGTGCAACAGGCAGACCCGGAAAACGCCGCCTATTATGAGGCCAATGCCCGGCAGTACCAGGAACAGTTAAAACAATTGGATCAAAGGTATGCCGAAACCCTGGGCGGGGCTGGTATGCGCAAGTTTATCGTATCCCACGCCGCCTTTGGTTACCTGGCCCACCGGTATGGCCTGGAGCAGGTGCCCATCCGGGGTATATCCCCGGAGGCCGACCCCAGCCCGGCCCGGATGACGGAAATCATCAAAACGGTACGCCAGGAGGGGGTCAAATATATCTTCTTTGAAACCCTGGTCAGCCCGCGGGTTTCCGAGGTGATTGCCCGGGAAGCGGGGGCCGAAACGCTGGTGCTCAACCCCCTGGGCGGTTTGACCGCCGGGGAAAGGCAGGCGGGTAAAGATTACCTGGCCGTGATGGAGGAAAACCTGCACAACCTTTCCCTGGCCCTGGGAGTGATAGAAAACCATGATTGA
- a CDS encoding Fur family transcriptional regulator — protein MTAQDIFDKLKEHGYKITPQRQEIIHLLAREKRHMTVEDIHNHIAARFPNLSVDTVYRNVGVLERLNMLDRTDFGDGKGRYKLVEREGHRHHLICLKCGFSEEVDFCPLDYIDQQSIREKNFAIERHNFEIFGYCARCGKKGDK, from the coding sequence TTGACGGCCCAGGATATTTTTGACAAATTAAAGGAGCATGGTTATAAAATAACTCCCCAGCGCCAGGAAATTATCCATTTGCTGGCCCGGGAGAAAAGGCATATGACCGTGGAAGACATTCATAACCATATAGCGGCCCGTTTCCCAAATTTAAGCGTGGATACCGTTTACCGCAATGTCGGTGTGTTGGAGCGGCTGAATATGCTGGACAGAACGGATTTTGGCGACGGCAAGGGCAGGTACAAACTGGTGGAAAGGGAAGGTCACCGGCACCATTTAATCTGCCTGAAATGCGGCTTTTCCGAGGAAGTGGATTTCTGTCCTTTGGATTACATTGACCAGCAGAGTATCAGGGAAAAAAATTTTGCCATTGAGAGGCATAATTTTGAGATCTTTGGTTATTGTGCCCGGTGTGGAAAAAAGGGGGATAAGTAA
- the thiM gene encoding hydroxyethylthiazole kinase — protein METSALLKKCAELWDAVRRSNPLVHCITNYVTVNDVANTIIASGASPAMVENPAEAGDFAALAAALYINPGTLTTEQEAAIMAAAGSARENKVPGLLDPVGCSAIPGRRKLYHRLQEIEFLKVVKGNIAEIKSLAGVASKARGVDSLDSGDGLDTVCRELSRRDNIVVVATGAVDVVADARQVASTANGTHLFQQITGAGCMVGGVMAACLGAAPEEPWLASVTGLLGFNIAGERAARQTGDRPGSFRIALVDRLYQLRGDDVIKEGRVQCW, from the coding sequence ATGGAAACCAGCGCTCTGTTAAAAAAATGTGCCGAATTGTGGGACGCCGTGCGCCGCAGCAACCCGCTGGTGCACTGCATCACCAACTATGTAACGGTTAACGACGTGGCCAATACCATCATCGCCTCCGGGGCCTCCCCGGCCATGGTGGAAAACCCGGCTGAAGCCGGGGACTTCGCCGCTCTGGCCGCCGCCCTGTACATCAACCCGGGCACACTGACCACGGAACAGGAAGCCGCCATAATGGCAGCAGCAGGTAGTGCCCGTGAAAATAAAGTGCCCGGCCTGCTGGACCCGGTGGGCTGCAGTGCCATACCAGGCAGGCGGAAATTGTATCACAGGTTGCAGGAAATTGAATTTTTAAAAGTAGTAAAGGGCAATATCGCCGAAATAAAAAGTTTGGCGGGGGTGGCCAGCAAAGCACGGGGGGTGGATTCCCTGGACAGCGGCGACGGCCTGGACACGGTTTGCCGGGAGTTAAGCCGGCGGGATAATATTGTTGTGGTAGCCACCGGCGCCGTTGACGTGGTGGCGGATGCCCGGCAGGTGGCAAGCACTGCCAACGGCACACATTTATTTCAACAAATCACCGGGGCGGGCTGTATGGTGGGGGGAGTTATGGCCGCCTGCCTGGGGGCCGCACCGGAAGAACCGTGGCTGGCCTCGGTAACCGGTCTCCTGGGCTTTAATATTGCCGGAGAGCGGGCCGCCCGGCAAACAGGGGACCGGCCGGGGAGTTTTCGGATCGCCCTGGTGGACCGGCTCTACCAGCTGCGGGGCGACGATGTTATTAAGGAAGGGCGGGTGCAGTGCTGGTGA
- the thiE gene encoding thiamine phosphate synthase gives MVKGKQIDYALYLVTDRHYLGGRDLVAEVLKAVAGGVTVVQLREKNANSRDFYQLALALKEALVPRGVPLIINDRLDIALAADADGLHVGQEDLPVTVVRPLLGEDKIIGLSVSNEEELREGENTGADYLGVGPVFATPTKDDAAAPLGIEKLRLLRQKTRLPLVAIGGIDLDNLKAVRDTGMDGVAVVSALMTSPDIQAAARRMINLWQNR, from the coding sequence CTGGTGAAGGGTAAACAAATAGATTATGCACTGTACCTGGTGACTGACCGCCATTACCTGGGCGGGCGCGATTTGGTGGCGGAGGTTTTAAAGGCCGTGGCCGGCGGCGTAACCGTGGTGCAACTGCGGGAAAAGAACGCCAACAGCCGGGATTTTTATCAATTGGCCCTGGCTTTAAAGGAAGCCCTGGTGCCCCGGGGGGTACCCCTGATTATCAACGACCGGCTGGATATTGCCCTGGCGGCGGACGCCGACGGGTTGCACGTGGGACAGGAGGATTTACCCGTAACCGTGGTGCGCCCCCTGCTGGGGGAAGATAAAATAATCGGCCTGTCGGTGAGTAACGAAGAAGAACTGCGGGAGGGGGAAAACACCGGGGCGGATTACCTGGGAGTGGGGCCGGTATTTGCCACCCCCACCAAGGACGACGCCGCGGCACCCCTGGGCATAGAAAAACTGCGCCTGCTACGGCAAAAAACCCGCCTGCCCCTGGTGGCCATCGGCGGTATTGATTTGGACAACTTAAAAGCCGTCCGGGATACCGGCATGGACGGGGTGGCCGTGGTATCAGCCTTAATGACGTCCCCGGATATCCAGGCCGCCGCCCGAAGGATGATTAACCTGTGGCAAAATCGATAA
- a CDS encoding MtnX-like HAD-IB family phosphatase, whose amino-acid sequence MAKSIIFFSDFDGTIADKDVCATMVKRFAASGWHELNCLWEAGKLSTRDCAQRTLDLMDMTPAKLDDFIAEQVLDPTFLDFAAWAGKKGYPIYILSDGYDNYIRPMLARYNLGLPFYANRMHYRQGWKIETPHDNPRCGRCGVCKSKIMLELMDPDGLNVYIGDGYSDRCPAHFAGLVFARAGRSLEAYCAREGITARRFNNFQDILIQMQKLTE is encoded by the coding sequence GTGGCAAAATCGATAATATTTTTTTCGGACTTTGACGGCACCATTGCCGACAAAGATGTCTGCGCCACCATGGTGAAACGGTTTGCCGCTTCCGGCTGGCATGAGCTCAACTGTTTGTGGGAAGCGGGGAAACTTTCCACCCGGGATTGCGCCCAGCGAACCCTGGATCTGATGGACATGACCCCGGCGAAACTGGATGATTTTATCGCAGAACAGGTGCTGGACCCCACCTTTCTCGATTTTGCCGCCTGGGCCGGGAAAAAGGGATACCCCATATATATATTGAGCGACGGGTACGATAATTACATCCGCCCCATGTTGGCCAGGTACAATCTGGGGCTGCCCTTTTACGCCAACCGGATGCATTACCGGCAGGGCTGGAAAATAGAGACCCCCCACGACAACCCTCGCTGTGGGCGCTGCGGGGTGTGCAAAAGTAAAATCATGCTGGAGCTGATGGACCCGGACGGCTTGAACGTGTATATCGGAGACGGTTACTCCGATCGCTGCCCGGCGCATTTTGCCGGTTTGGTTTTCGCCAGGGCAGGCAGATCGCTAGAGGCCTATTGCGCCCGGGAGGGCATAACCGCCCGCCGGTTCAATAATTTTCAGGATATATTAATTCAGATGCAAAAATTAACGGAATAA
- the thiD gene encoding bifunctional hydroxymethylpyrimidine kinase/phosphomethylpyrimidine kinase, with translation MLKRALTIAGSDSGGGAGIQADLKAFENIGVFGMSAITAVTIQNTLGVQGIHQLPAETVAAQIDAVISDIGVDSVKVGMLGNAAVTAAVAERLAAHDVKYVVVDPVMVATSGDLLLETDAVQTIKEKLLPRAFIVTPNKYEAEILAGIKITGADSVYRAARLIHGLGARGVLIKGGHMDDHEATDVFFDGQKMHTFTLPRVDTRNTHGTGCTLSSAIAAYLCFNPDPAAAVQAAKDYVYRRIAKARDQVLGHGSGPICLPG, from the coding sequence GTGCTGAAAAGGGCTTTAACCATAGCCGGTTCCGATTCCGGCGGGGGCGCGGGTATTCAGGCGGACCTAAAGGCCTTTGAGAATATCGGGGTCTTCGGCATGAGTGCCATCACCGCCGTGACCATCCAGAACACCCTGGGGGTGCAGGGCATACACCAGCTGCCGGCGGAAACGGTGGCCGCCCAGATAGATGCGGTGATATCCGACATCGGTGTGGACAGCGTTAAAGTTGGTATGCTGGGCAATGCTGCAGTAACTGCGGCCGTGGCGGAGCGGCTGGCGGCCCATGATGTAAAATATGTGGTGGTGGACCCGGTGATGGTGGCCACCAGCGGCGACCTGCTGCTGGAAACCGACGCCGTGCAAACCATTAAAGAAAAATTACTGCCCCGGGCTTTTATCGTTACCCCCAATAAATATGAGGCTGAAATTTTGGCGGGTATAAAGATTACCGGTGCGGACTCTGTTTACAGGGCGGCCCGGCTAATCCATGGCCTGGGTGCCCGGGGAGTTTTGATCAAAGGCGGGCACATGGATGATCATGAAGCCACCGATGTGTTTTTTGACGGGCAAAAAATGCACACCTTTACCCTGCCCAGGGTGGATACCAGGAATACCCACGGTACAGGGTGCACATTATCCTCCGCCATTGCCGCCTACCTTTGCTTTAACCCGGACCCCGCGGCGGCTGTTCAAGCAGCCAAGGACTACGTTTACCGGCGGATTGCAAAGGCCCGGGACCAGGTCCTCGGCCATGGCTCGGGACCTATTTGCCTGCCCGGTTGA
- a CDS encoding ribonuclease HII yields the protein MEYKLNTRGEVPALDISAMKIEEIKKMLAASEQVDEEILPVLARDSRSGVQKLYNKLINERDKGIREKERLKNILKYEDNCRSQGYRLIAGVDEAGRGPLAGPVAAGAVILPEDIEALTGVNDSKQLTAGKRKQLAEQIKEAALGWSVDLATVEEIERLNIRNASFLAMARAVDKLDVKPEILLVDGFIIPGVKIKQQAIVGGDAKSLSIAAASILAKVERDKIMEEYHALYPQYGFDKHKGYGTRQHIEAIMQYGPCPVHRRDFKPVRSYLDNRNGLFKDYY from the coding sequence ATGGAATATAAATTAAATACCCGTGGGGAAGTGCCTGCATTGGATATATCCGCCATGAAGATTGAAGAGATTAAGAAAATGCTTGCCGCCAGTGAACAAGTAGATGAAGAAATTTTACCGGTGCTGGCCAGAGATAGTCGTTCCGGCGTGCAAAAGTTATATAACAAGTTAATTAATGAGAGGGATAAAGGGATTAGAGAAAAGGAACGGCTGAAAAACATTCTTAAATATGAGGATAACTGTCGCTCCCAGGGATACCGGTTAATCGCCGGGGTGGACGAAGCGGGCCGGGGTCCCCTGGCCGGTCCGGTGGCGGCCGGCGCAGTGATTCTGCCGGAGGATATTGAGGCGCTGACCGGCGTTAACGACTCCAAACAGTTAACCGCCGGGAAAAGAAAACAACTGGCGGAGCAAATCAAGGAAGCCGCCCTGGGCTGGAGTGTGGACCTGGCCACGGTGGAGGAAATCGAAAGGCTGAATATCCGCAACGCCAGCTTCCTGGCCATGGCCCGGGCTGTGGACAAGCTGGATGTAAAGCCGGAAATACTGCTGGTGGATGGTTTCATCATCCCCGGGGTAAAAATAAAGCAGCAGGCGATAGTGGGCGGGGACGCCAAAAGCCTGTCCATTGCGGCCGCCTCCATACTGGCCAAGGTGGAGCGAGATAAAATCATGGAGGAATACCACGCCCTTTATCCCCAGTACGGGTTCGACAAACACAAGGGATACGGCACCAGGCAGCATATTGAAGCTATTATGCAATACGGCCCCTGCCCGGTACATAGAAGGGATTTTAAACCGGTGAGAAGCTACCTGGACAATCGGAACGGTTTGTTCAAGGATTATTATTAG